In the genome of Kosmotoga arenicorallina S304, the window CCGGCGGGAATAGTTTTTCAATCGGACTAATTACAGCTATTACAACAGGAATCCCTTTACTTGTGCAAATAGTATTTGCTGGTCTTCTTATGGCACGCCCTAAAAAGAAGCCATTTTTGTTATTTGGAATATATCTAAGAATTTTTGCTCTGGCTTTTATGGGCTTTATGTTGAAAAGCAGTTTAACAGGTAGCGTTCTTCTTTTAATGATTTTCCTGGTTATCTCCGTTTTCTCCTTTAGCGGCGTTTTCGCGGGTATTTGTTATACAGACCTGTTGGGTAAATCCATTGCCGGAAAAAGCAGAAGAAAATTTATGGCTTTCAGGCAAATTGTTGGCAGTATACTTTCATTTGGTGGTGGCTTTCTTGCGAGAATGGTTGTGAGCGAGGTTCCGTATCCAGACAATTACTCAATGATGTTTTTCGTAGCTGCCATTTCTTTAGCCCTTGGCTCCATGGGTTTCTGGCTAATTTATGAATCACCTGCGAAGATAATTTCCTATCCGGGCTTCTGGAAAATACTGAAAAACATTCCTTCAACTTTGAAAAAAGACGGCAATCTGCGCAACTACATCGTATTTTCAAATCTAACCGGTTTTGGACTTATACTCATTCCTTTTTACGTGCTTTTAGCAAAGGAAACTTATGGTCTTAGTGGTGAAAACGTGGGCAACTTTCTCTTTCTCCAAATGATTGGTATACTCATTGCCGGGTTTTTCTGGGGAAGTTACCTGCAACACAAGGGATTTAAAAAATTGTTATATGCTTGTGCTCTTTTCGGCGGTACGATTCCCATCCTTTCCTTATTTTTATCAAATGTCGGAGATAATTTTTATGCCCTGATCTTCCTTTTAACAGGGGTTACCTTAAGCGCAAGGAAAATGGGGTTTGAAGGGTTACTTATTGAAATTTCCAATGATGAAAATAGAGCGCTTTATACTGGTATTTCAGGAGCGTTCAACGTCGTTACCTCTATTTTGCCCCTTATTATGGGAGCCATTATTGATTTCATAGGATTCAAAATAGTATTTTCACTTTCAAGCTTTTTCATATTTTCGGGTATACTTTACTTGAGAAGAATAAAAATAGTGGAGGTGTAACTTTTTGCGTGGATTTGGAAGAGGTGCCGGTGCTTTTGGCAGGCGATGGCTTGAACTGTATTTACTATTACTCATTGCAGAAAAACCATCTCACGGTTATGAACTATCTGCAAGGTTGAAGGATTTTGGCGTTATGATTCCGGGAATTGGTCAGATGGGGAGCCTTTATAGAATATTATCAACCCTAGAAATGGGGGGATTGGTGGCTACGGATTGGGATATGAGCGAGGGAGGCCCGGCAAGAAAGGTTTACAAGATCACCGAAGAGGGGTTCTCTTTTCTTGAAGATGCCATGGAAAGTGTCTATGCATTGAAAACAAACATAGAGAATTTTATTAGAAGATATGAAGCGCTAAAAAAGGAGAACAAAAATAATTAAAGCGGGGCTTCTGCCCCGCTTTTTTGGCATTCACAGTTTTTTATGGCAGAACCACCAGTCAAAACATTGATACTCTTTTTTTCTCTTTTCAGCAGTTGCCACATCACTTGCGGGTGGGACAATAACTTCATCGCCAACAAGTTCATTGTTGGGCCAATTTGCGGGGACTGCTACGCCTTCCCTATCAGCAATCTGGAAACCTTTGATCATTCTCAAAAATTCATCCATGTTTCTACCAAGTTCCTGAGGATAATACAGCATGGCACGGATTGTGCTTTCAGGATCAACTATAAAAACCGCCCTAACAGTATTTGTCCCTTTTCCAGGATGAATAAGGCCAAGTTTTGAAGCAACTTTTCCGGTGTCATCAGCAATTACAGGAAATTTGATTTCCACTTTGAGATTATCTTTGATCCATTCAATCCATTTTATATGGGAGAATACTTGGTCAATACTAAGACCTATAAGTTCTGTATTAAGTGTTTTGAATTCTTCGTAGCGTTTTTGGAAAGCAACAAATTCCGTGGTGCATACCGGTGTAAAATCCGCCGGGTGACTGAACAGGATGAACCACTTACCTTTGAAAACATCCGGGAGTTTCATGACTCCCTGGGTTGTTTGAACTTCTAATTCAGGAAAATTTTCGCCAATTAAAGGTATCCTCGCTTCCATAAAAAACCTCCTTTTTTTGTTAATATATAGAATAATTCTAATTCGTAAATATGATAACATATTCTGCGATTAAAATCAAAAACTTTACCAAAAACCTCAAATGAATTACCCTATAACGAAAAAGTTGACATTTAAAGCTTTGTGTTAGCCTATCAAAAGTATTATCAAAACTTGTTTCATGAAGATTTTGATAAACAGGTTAGATAATGCAAGTCTCAGAAATCTTTTCAGCTGAACACTTTCGTCATTTTAGAGACATCTTGTGTTAAAATAAACAATTAGAAGAAAATAACGGAGGTAATCAGTATGTTCCACGAAGGCACTAACAAAGATGAATTGCTAATCGGGCGGTTTATCTCCGGAGTTCATCTTAACTTGCTCGATCTGATTGATGAGATTGTCATAATTTTTCTAATTGATTCTATGGACAGTCCCGGGCAAATTGTATACGCAAACAAAATGGCTGTGGAATTGCTCGGATACTCTTTAGAAGATTTGCTAAATAAAAGTTTTTACGATCTTGCAGAAGATATTCCGACAGATATCAAAGTTCGAAAAGAAGAAAGGTTCAACTGTGAATTAACTGCATTCTCTGGTTCTTATCTGTCACTTTTAGGTTCTATCAGTTTCATAAAACACAGCGAGAGAAATTTTGGAGTATTCATTGGAAAAGATAGGAGCAAGATAACAAAACTTTTAAGTGAACTGCAATGGCGAATAGATTTTGAGAGCCTTATTAGTAAAATTTCCTCAATGTTTGTAGGATTATTCGATTTCGATAATTCTATAAATAGAGCCCTTGCAGCAATCGGAACCTTTACCGGAGCTGATAGAGCTTACCTCTTTCTCTTTGATGAAGAAAGAAACAGTATATCCAATACTCATGAATGGTGTGCCAAAGGAATAAAACCCGAAAAAGAAAGACTTCAAAATCTTCCTGTTGATATGTTTCCATGGTGGATGCGCAAATTAAAATCCGGAAAAATCCTCAATATCGAAGAAGTGGCAAAATTGCCCGAGGAAGCTTCTGCTGAAAGGGAAATACTTCAAGCTCAAAACATAAAATCTCTAATCGTTCTTCCTGTCTTTGCTGGAAAAGAACTTGCGGGTTTTGTGGGACTGGATGATGTAGATAGGGACATTCCATGGCAGGAAGGCGATATAAAATTACTGAGAATTTTTTCTGAAATTCTCTCAAGGGCTTTTGAAATTAAATATTACATAGATGATAAGAAAAGGGGCTTGCGCCCCTTATGAATTAAAGCTTGAGATAATTTGCCTGAGTTTTTCTTCAAGCGTTTTATAGGAGAGGTGTTGTTGCCCTATTGAGAAGTTTTTTTCAGCTCTGCGGCTATACTCTTCTTTGTTCTTTAACAGCTCTATTGTTTCCTTTGCGGCCTTTACAATCTTTTCTCTTGGAATTTCAACATATCCCGTACCACTTCTTTCAGAGTACTTTTCCCCAAGGCTTATTACTTCAAAACCCAGTGGTTTTATGTCAGTCAAGTACACTGGATATTCAAAAACAATCATGTTCTTTTTTGAAAAAAGGGCCTCGAGAAATTGATTGCCCCAGCCTTCAAGAATACTGGGATAGGTTATCATATCTGCAATCACATACATATCCCAGAGCGAATACATCTTTTGGCCTTCCGTGTTTTGCCTTTCTGCACCCATCATTTGATTGCACCATACAACTTCCACACCCTCTGCTGCGGCAACTTCTCTGAGGAAATTATCGTAGTTTGTAGCGGTCTCAATAAGCCCGGGCATGAGCATTACAATACGATCATCAGAGGTAAACTTCCTGCCATCATAAAGGGTTCCATAAAGCTCGTTTCGCCTTCTACTTACTTCGCCAACTACTTCTATCGCTAATTCTATAGCTTTTCTGTCGGTAACCCGGGTAGCCTGTAAAAACACTATATCATTGGTTGAAATACCCAGTTTTTCTCTTAAATCATAATTGAAATCATCAGATTTCCACAGTGGTTGTTCAAAGTCAAACACATTTGGAACTACTGTTGATCTAAGACCTTTTCTAACAAAAAGCTCTTTCCTTGCAATTTCGTTAATTACTACCTGCTTTACGTTTTCGTCCTTTGGCGGATAGTATTCTTCAAGGCACTCCTTTACAAAATCGCAAGTCGGTTTGCTAAGAACCTCCCTTTCCCAGTAAAAATCATGGTTGTGTGCTATGGCTTTCAATCCAAGATTCCTTATAACCCTTGCAAAGGCAATCGCTACTGGCAGTGCCACTCCCAATGAAAATATGTTATTTGGAACAAGAACATCAATACTGTTTCTTTTAACCGCGTCAGTAAGCTTTTCTTCAATGATTTTGGCTTCTTTTAATATGTCCTTTTTGAATTCTTCTTCACTGCTGTAATCTCTCAATTCCCTATAAGCGTTGTATTCTATTCTCTTGAACCTTTCGCTGTGAAAATTCATCTCAGGGATGTAGATCTCGCCATAATTAGGCGTGCCGGAGATGAAAAAAACTTTGTGTCCCATTTTCTCCAAAACTTTTCTCCATTTCTCCATCTCTAGAGAAACACCATCAGTTTCACCAACTCTAAAATGAGCAAGACCGATATTCATCTGGACAACTCTCCTTCAACTAAGTTAGTCAATCCTAAGTCTTTCTTCAGTTTCAATATCAAAAAACATAACTCTCTTCTCATCGAACGAAATATCGATGTTTTCATCGGGTGAATATTTCGGGAAAGATGGTGCCACTATCTTCATTATTTTTCCATTCAATTCAACAGCGACAATCTGATGTGATCCCTGAGGTTCAACTACAAGAACCTTTTCTTTGAAAACTGTTTCGTTGTCGCTATTGATCTGGATGCTTTCAGGCCTTACACCCATTATCAATTTATCTTTGTTGTAATTTTTCAGATATGGAAGCAACTTGTCGGTTAACTTAAACCTGAAAAGCGGGTTCACAAGAAAGGTTTCCCCTTTATCACGGTGTATTTCCATTTCAAGGAAGTTCGTTGGCGGTGTGCCTATAAACCCTGCAACAAAAATATTGGCACTATCAAAATACACTTCATCTGGCGTACCTATTTGAACGATCTTCCCATCTTTCATAACAACAATTCTATCTGCCATACTCATGGCTTCTGACTGATCATGAGTAACAAAGATGGTTGTGGCTTCGGTTTTATGATGTATTGCCTTTAACTCTGTCCGCATGCGTACCCTGAGCTTTGCATCAAGATTTGAAAGGGGTTCATCCATCAAAAAGAGCTTGGGTTTCACCGCTATTGCCCTTGCAAGAGCAACCCTTTGCCTTTGGCCACCTGAAAGCTGACGTGGAAATCTTTCGAGATACTCCCCGATGTTTACCAATTCCGCGACTTCTCTTACTATCTTATCAATTGTTGACTTCTCCATTTTCTTCAATTTAAGGGCAAAAGCGATGTTATCATAAACGGTCATGTGAGGCCACACAGCATAACTTTGGAAAACCATAGAGACGTTTCTTTTTCTCGGCGGCATATCGGTGATATCTTCTCCGTCTATGAGAACCTTTCCCTCCGTGACCTCTTCAAGTCCTGCTATCATTCTCAGGGTGGTTGTTTTGCCACAACCCGAAGGGCCAAGGAAGACTATGAATTCCTTGTCATTCACTTTCAGGTTTACATCCTTTGCGCCCCAAACGCTTTTGCCATATCTTTTGGAAAGATTTATAAGTTCAAGTGTTGCCATACACTCAGCTCCTTTTCACAATTTTCTTTGGTTTATACTCTTACTCCGCCCCACATTTGGAGGATATATCTTCTTATTATCATGGTGAAAAGCACGGCAGGGAAAGCAAGAGTAACACCCCCTGCAGCAACAAGATTTATCATGCCTTTTGTCCCGACAAGAGTTTGATATATAACAACGGGGAAAGTGGGGTTGAACTGTGTCAAGACAATGGCTTGGGCAGTTTCGGACCAACTACCTATAAAGGCATACATTGCACTGGCTGCTAATCCTGGAAGTGCTAGAGGAAGAGTAACTTTAAAGAAAGCTCCCCAGCGTGAAGTGCCAAAAACCTGAGCGGCCTCTTCAAGCTCCACTGAAATTCCCATGAAAATGCTCGCTGTAATCCATGTGGTCATTCCTATTTGACCAACAGAGTAGACAAGGGACAGACCTATTGGTTTATCGTAGAAGCCCATCTGAGCAAGTATTATAACCATAGGCATAGCTATGGCAATTCCGGGGAACATCCTCACAAAGAGCACGCTAAGCTTTAACATGTTCTTGCCTTTAAAGACATATCTTGCAAAGGCATATCCGGCCATGCCTCCAATGGAGAGTGAAATCAGGACTGTCAACAATGCAACCTGAATACTTCTTATTAAAGCTCCAACTGAGTCAGAAGTGACCTTGAAAAATGTTATGTAACTGGCAAAGATATTTTTGCGGACTTTGAAAGTAACTCCGCCAATTTCTCGCAGTTCCTTTTGAACCTGAACAATTCTCTCTTCTGCCAGAGCTTTCTCCTGAGTCTTTGTTTCAAGCTGTCTTTCAAGATTTTCGCGGATTTCTCTAAAAGTTTCGTCTTCCGGATTTATGAGTTTTAGCTTCTGTTTGGCTTTAACAATATCTCTGTTTAATTTATTTATGTTGAGATTTTCTTTCTTCAACTGATCTTTCAACTCGGTGATTTTTGCTTCGTTCTGCGCTGTTACCTCTTTGAGTTCCTGTATCTTTTCTTCAAGCAAATCTCTTGGGATTCTACTGCTGGTTTTTCTATTTACAAATTCAATCATCTTATCCAGGTCATCAGAATCAAAGATCATAGAGAAATCCTTTTTCGATCTACTGTAAACGCTTATGAGATATCCTCCTGGAATATCATCGGACTCTTGAAGTAAGAAAGTGTTTGAAAAAGCCGGAGCTAGAGCTATTGGCCAGTCATAAGCTTCCTGATCTGACATGAAAGATATTGAAACGAGAAAGTAAATCGGAAATATTATAACCATGGCTATTCCCACGACAAATATATAAAAAACAGTGCTTGAGATTATTTTCTTACCACTTTTTCTCGCCATTAAGCTTCCTCCTTTTTGAAGGCGCCTGAAACCTTCAAATAGAGTACTGCGACAATTGAAACGACAATCGCGACTATAACTGAGTACGCGAGTGCAATTCTATAGAAGCCTAAAAGCTCCTCTTTATAGAATACGACTTCTTCAAGTAAAACGGGAATCCTCCTATAACCATAAATCATAACAATGATAAGCCAAACTTGAATTGCGGAGATTATCCTTAGTATAAGGGCAGTCTGAATGCTGGATTTCAACATAGGCATTGTTATCTTCCTTAAAACAGTGGGTTTATTCCCACCAAATATGTAGCCTGCTTCAATCGATTCTTTTGGAATTCCTTGCAGACCCGCAAGCAAAATGACCATCATGAAAGGGATGACTTGCCATGCGTCGATTATAATGACAAGCATCAAAGATTGAAATTCGTTACCAGCGAGGAAAGGAATCTTTCCATCAGCAGCTATCAAACCAAGTTTGTAAAGCAAGCTGTTCATCCATCCATAGGTAGCAAAACCACTTGACCACATGGCTCCGACAGCAGTTGCAGGTAAAGCCATCGGTATTAAAGCCAGTGAAAGAAATAAGCCAGCTCCTCGAAACTTCTTGTTGATAAGCAATGCCAATCCCATAGCTACTATAAACTCTAAAGTTACGGAAATAGCAACGAAAATCCCTGTGTTGATAATCGCTTTTAGAAAGTAAGGGTCACTGAATATAGCTTTGTAATTAGCTAACGTAAAGGCAGTGCTGCCTTCCTCTTGAAAACTGTAAAAAACAGCCGCAAGAACTGGCCTTAACCAAAAAACAGCGTAATAAATAATCGTTGGGGTTATCAAAAGGTAGGGGATGTACCTTTTGAACTTCGTCGCCGTGATAACCATCACCACCTAATCAGAATTCATTCAAAATAAGGGGGGGACATAAGCCCCCCTTTTGAAAAGCAAATGCTTTATTACTTCCTGAGAGCGTCAATTTTGAGTTGCATGATTTCAAGGTATTCAGGATCAAAAATACCATTCATGATCATGTTCTTGAAAATGTCGTCATATACGAGCTTTACCTGGCCCCAGTCTGTCCATTTAGGAGCAATGTAGGACAGTACTCCGGTCTTCATGACCATGATGGATTTCTTAATGACTTCGTCTTCAACAGTGTCTCCAAGGTAGTTGATAGCTTCTTCAACAGTTGGAATGAAGCCTCCGGTACCCTTGCTAACCTTCAGCATGATATCGGGTCTGGTGATGTACTCGAGGAATTTAACAGCGAGATCGTAGTGCTTTGTTCCTTTAACGATAGCAAGCCCACTGGTTCCAGCAACTGAACCTCTTCCAGCAGGACCTTTTGGAACTGGAGCGATAACGAAGTTTGTCGGGTCGTTTTTGTAAACTTCTCCAATTCTTGCGTTATGGGCTGCTGCGAGCCAACCTTCTCCTCTTTTCAGCGGTGGCCTTGAATCGTCGTAAGTCATAACAGCTGGCGGGAAAGCATCAGCCATTTTGCTCAAGAGATAGAAAGCGGCCATGGCACCTGGATTGTCAAGGTTCGGCCAATCGGCACCATAGGATAGACATATTGCTCCTGCCTGGTAAATGAAAGATTTCTTGGGAACGCCAGTAACAACGAATTTTCCTTCACCTTCACCCAAAGCGATTGCATTGGCCCATTCTGCTACCTGTTCCCAGGTAAGATCCTGAATATCTGCGCCTTCGGGAAGGTATGGAAGAGCCTTTTTATTGGCAATAAAGAGATAAACATCGGCTCCAATAGGAAGGAAGTATCTTTTGCCGTCAAAAATGGTCATAGAATCGAGACCTTTGGAAAAATGCCTGTCTGTCCACTGAGAAACTACATCGGTGAGATCAACAACATAACCATTGTCAACCCACTGAGGCATGTTTGCCGCATAAGCAATAACAACATCAGTTGTGATGTTGCCTGTTTCCTGCTGCAACTTTACCTGCTCAAGCATTTTCTGGTCATCAAGGGTGGAGAACTTTACTTCGACACCATACATTTCTTCAAAAGGCTTGATGATTTCATTGATAACAAATTCCTTTTCTGATGGTGGTGTCCAGAGCCTTGATACGACAACCAACGTTTCCTTACCAAACGCGAAAGCCGCAATGGCAACAAGCATAAGAACGAGAAGAAGCTTTTTCATCCGTACCCCTCCTTTTAAAAGATAGTTAAAGACAACGTTGTCACATATGGTACAGAATAAGCTTACTACTATAAACCCGTTAATACAAATAGAATTATAGGCCATAATTTGCGAATATCTTAGAACAGATGCTTTTATAGCCTGTTATTGGCTCAGTTTGAATATTATAAGATTTCATAGTTTTTTTAATTTATACTATAATAATATGGTTCTAAATGACAATGTTGTCAATAGAAGGTGGTTCGGATGAAAAAAGTCACCATTACAGACATTGCAAAACTCACCGGTTACTCAATCAAAACGGTTTCCAGGGTTATAAACAACGAACCCAACGTTAGAGAAGAAACCCGCAGGAAGATTTTGCGGGTTATTGAGGAGCACAATTACAGTGTCAATCTACTCGCAAAAGCGCTAAGGAATAGCGAAACCAGGACTGTGATACTTTTTATTGACAGAAGAAGAGGTAAATACTGGAATGAATGGCATGACCTTATGCTCAAAAGTTTCATGGTCAAATTAAAGGAAAGGGGCTATAAAGTTATCATTTCCCCTTCTTCAGGTGAAGAGATGATTAACAACGATGCTGATGGGTTTCATCTATTAAAAAGCGGTCTTGCAGATGGAGCGATAATGTTCGATGTCATATCCAACGACTGTCGGGTCAATTATCTGAGAGCCAACAACATTCCTTTTGTGATAATTGGAAAAGACAAAGACTTCAACGATACAGCTTTTGTCGATCTCGATAATTACCTTGTAGGCTATATTGGCGCTGAATACCTTATAAAAAAAGGATACAAAAATATAGTCCTTTTTCTCGGACCGAAAGTTTTCAACGTCAATCGTGAAAGGGCAAAAGGTTTTGAAGATGCCTGTAAGAAACATAACACCGCTCACAGTATCTATTATGGATTATCCACTATAAAAGAAGTGTATAAAATGACTCATATACTTCTCGAAAGAGCGGTTGTTGACTCCTTTTTCATTTCTGGCGACGATAAAGCACTCGGAGCTTACAGGGCAATCCGTGAAAAAGCATTAAAAATTCCTGAGAATGTTGCTGTTCTGGGTATCGATAATCTGCCTTCCAGCGAGTATATGTACCCACCACTAACTTCTATTGATCAGAATGTTGAAAAATTCTCAGAAAAAGCTGTAAATCTCTTAATAGAAATGATGCACTCTAAAAAGAAATCCCCACAAAGGATCATTTTGACTCCAAAAATCGTTGAAAGACAGTCTGTATGAAAGGATGTTGCTCATGGATCTGTTGAAAAATGTGCAGTTCAACGAAGCCCCTTTAGATTATCAGGATTATTTGAGTTATCTTATGAACGAAAAAAATTCCACAGATAATTTCTTGCGAAACTTAGCATCATGGCATATAACACCTAACCTGACAAAAAAAGTGAATTCCAAAGGAAAATATATTCCTTTCAAAGGTGATACAACTGTATTTCCCGTCAAATCCAGTGAAATATTTGAGAATATACAGGAGAAGCTTTACCAAAAAGGCCAAAAAGCGCTGGCAACTCCTTTGAAACCTGAATACTTCCATATCACATTGCATGACCTGAATAATGAAATCGATATTGAGGAAGCGGGTAAGCTGGAAAGGTTAATTAAAGAGACGGGCATCCTTTGTCAAAAAATCTTCGGTGAGCTTGCCTTTTATCTCAACAAGTACCCCGACCAGGGTAAAATCCATTTGAAATCTATCGGTTTTATGGGACCACCCATTGGGATTGCCGTACTTTTCGCTCCTGAGTCCGAAAAGGATTTCAGAATTCTGATGAATTTGTTTTCATTGTTCCAAAAAGCTGTGAAATTGAACAAACCCTTAAAACCCCACCTCAGCCTTGGCTACTTTCTCCCAAAAGAACCACAATACGAAGAGAAACTCAAATTACTGGAATTTCTCGATAAAATGCCCAACGTGAAAATAGAATTAAACCTGTGGGAACTCAGCTATCAGGAATTCACTGATATGAATACATATATCACAAAATTCCAGGTAAAAGAATTCATGTGAACTTTTTTGCAAAATACGCGTCAAATATTATGAATTACCCCCTTAAGATAAATTGCCACAGAATTAAAAGGCACCGATGAGGTGCCTTTTTTCTACTGCGCTTCATTGATTATCCGCTCGAATGTGTTGATTAGGCGGGATTTTGAATTATGTCATTTTCTTTGCAATGTAGTTTTTCAGATGAAACAAATTCTATAACTGGTTGACTCGTGAATAAAGAAGAGTTATTATATATCATAACCGATATATCGGAGGCGATATATATGCACAAAGGCTTTTTGAATGTGGCGATATTTAACATTGTAGTGAAAGAGCATCCCATTCATGGATATCGCATAATGGAACTGATCGAGGAAAAAATGGGCTATAAGCCTTCGCCGGGTTCCATATACCCGATTTTGAGCGACCTTGTTTCAAAGGGTTACCTACGCTTCGAAATCGAAGGGAAGCGAAAGCTGTACTTCCCAACAAAATATGGTCTTAAAGCTCACAAGGAGTTTGAAAGCAAACGGGCTGAATTGATAAACAACTACATAGACCTATCACATTCTATTTCAGAACTCATGGGTGAAAGCAACCCAGAGATCTTTTCTCTCGATGGCTTAAAACACGGT includes:
- a CDS encoding glycosyltransferase family 4 protein, with translation MNIGLAHFRVGETDGVSLEMEKWRKVLEKMGHKVFFISGTPNYGEIYIPEMNFHSERFKRIEYNAYRELRDYSSEEEFKKDILKEAKIIEEKLTDAVKRNSIDVLVPNNIFSLGVALPVAIAFARVIRNLGLKAIAHNHDFYWEREVLSKPTCDFVKECLEEYYPPKDENVKQVVINEIARKELFVRKGLRSTVVPNVFDFEQPLWKSDDFNYDLREKLGISTNDIVFLQATRVTDRKAIELAIEVVGEVSRRRNELYGTLYDGRKFTSDDRIVMLMPGLIETATNYDNFLREVAAAEGVEVVWCNQMMGAERQNTEGQKMYSLWDMYVIADMITYPSILEGWGNQFLEALFSKKNMIVFEYPVYLTDIKPLGFEVISLGEKYSERSGTGYVEIPREKIVKAAKETIELLKNKEEYSRRAEKNFSIGQQHLSYKTLEEKLRQIISSFNS
- a CDS encoding carbohydrate ABC transporter permease, whose protein sequence is MVITATKFKRYIPYLLITPTIIYYAVFWLRPVLAAVFYSFQEEGSTAFTLANYKAIFSDPYFLKAIINTGIFVAISVTLEFIVAMGLALLINKKFRGAGLFLSLALIPMALPATAVGAMWSSGFATYGWMNSLLYKLGLIAADGKIPFLAGNEFQSLMLVIIIDAWQVIPFMMVILLAGLQGIPKESIEAGYIFGGNKPTVLRKITMPMLKSSIQTALILRIISAIQVWLIIVMIYGYRRIPVLLEEVVFYKEELLGFYRIALAYSVIVAIVVSIVAVLYLKVSGAFKKEEA
- a CDS encoding PadR family transcriptional regulator, coding for MRGFGRGAGAFGRRWLELYLLLLIAEKPSHGYELSARLKDFGVMIPGIGQMGSLYRILSTLEMGGLVATDWDMSEGGPARKVYKITEEGFSFLEDAMESVYALKTNIENFIRRYEALKKENKNN
- a CDS encoding peroxiredoxin; translation: MEARIPLIGENFPELEVQTTQGVMKLPDVFKGKWFILFSHPADFTPVCTTEFVAFQKRYEEFKTLNTELIGLSIDQVFSHIKWIEWIKDNLKVEIKFPVIADDTGKVASKLGLIHPGKGTNTVRAVFIVDPESTIRAMLYYPQELGRNMDEFLRMIKGFQIADREGVAVPANWPNNELVGDEVIVPPASDVATAEKRKKEYQCFDWWFCHKKL
- a CDS encoding carbohydrate ABC transporter permease; amino-acid sequence: MARKSGKKIISSTVFYIFVVGIAMVIIFPIYFLVSISFMSDQEAYDWPIALAPAFSNTFLLQESDDIPGGYLISVYSRSKKDFSMIFDSDDLDKMIEFVNRKTSSRIPRDLLEEKIQELKEVTAQNEAKITELKDQLKKENLNINKLNRDIVKAKQKLKLINPEDETFREIRENLERQLETKTQEKALAEERIVQVQKELREIGGVTFKVRKNIFASYITFFKVTSDSVGALIRSIQVALLTVLISLSIGGMAGYAFARYVFKGKNMLKLSVLFVRMFPGIAIAMPMVIILAQMGFYDKPIGLSLVYSVGQIGMTTWITASIFMGISVELEEAAQVFGTSRWGAFFKVTLPLALPGLAASAMYAFIGSWSETAQAIVLTQFNPTFPVVIYQTLVGTKGMINLVAAGGVTLAFPAVLFTMIIRRYILQMWGGVRV
- a CDS encoding LacI family DNA-binding transcriptional regulator — encoded protein: MKKVTITDIAKLTGYSIKTVSRVINNEPNVREETRRKILRVIEEHNYSVNLLAKALRNSETRTVILFIDRRRGKYWNEWHDLMLKSFMVKLKERGYKVIISPSSGEEMINNDADGFHLLKSGLADGAIMFDVISNDCRVNYLRANNIPFVIIGKDKDFNDTAFVDLDNYLVGYIGAEYLIKKGYKNIVLFLGPKVFNVNRERAKGFEDACKKHNTAHSIYYGLSTIKEVYKMTHILLERAVVDSFFISGDDKALGAYRAIREKALKIPENVAVLGIDNLPSSEYMYPPLTSIDQNVEKFSEKAVNLLIEMMHSKKKSPQRIILTPKIVERQSV
- a CDS encoding MFS transporter, with the protein product MREKRHFIAFVWHASFLALTMAFVEVNTVLPSLVLKAGGNSFSIGLITAITTGIPLLVQIVFAGLLMARPKKKPFLLFGIYLRIFALAFMGFMLKSSLTGSVLLLMIFLVISVFSFSGVFAGICYTDLLGKSIAGKSRRKFMAFRQIVGSILSFGGGFLARMVVSEVPYPDNYSMMFFVAAISLALGSMGFWLIYESPAKIISYPGFWKILKNIPSTLKKDGNLRNYIVFSNLTGFGLILIPFYVLLAKETYGLSGENVGNFLFLQMIGILIAGFFWGSYLQHKGFKKLLYACALFGGTIPILSLFLSNVGDNFYALIFLLTGVTLSARKMGFEGLLIEISNDENRALYTGISGAFNVVTSILPLIMGAIIDFIGFKIVFSLSSFFIFSGILYLRRIKIVEV
- a CDS encoding ABC transporter substrate-binding protein — encoded protein: MKKLLLVLMLVAIAAFAFGKETLVVVSRLWTPPSEKEFVINEIIKPFEEMYGVEVKFSTLDDQKMLEQVKLQQETGNITTDVVIAYAANMPQWVDNGYVVDLTDVVSQWTDRHFSKGLDSMTIFDGKRYFLPIGADVYLFIANKKALPYLPEGADIQDLTWEQVAEWANAIALGEGEGKFVVTGVPKKSFIYQAGAICLSYGADWPNLDNPGAMAAFYLLSKMADAFPPAVMTYDDSRPPLKRGEGWLAAAHNARIGEVYKNDPTNFVIAPVPKGPAGRGSVAGTSGLAIVKGTKHYDLAVKFLEYITRPDIMLKVSKGTGGFIPTVEEAINYLGDTVEDEVIKKSIMVMKTGVLSYIAPKWTDWGQVKLVYDDIFKNMIMNGIFDPEYLEIMQLKIDALRK
- a CDS encoding GAF domain-containing protein; protein product: MFHEGTNKDELLIGRFISGVHLNLLDLIDEIVIIFLIDSMDSPGQIVYANKMAVELLGYSLEDLLNKSFYDLAEDIPTDIKVRKEERFNCELTAFSGSYLSLLGSISFIKHSERNFGVFIGKDRSKITKLLSELQWRIDFESLISKISSMFVGLFDFDNSINRALAAIGTFTGADRAYLFLFDEERNSISNTHEWCAKGIKPEKERLQNLPVDMFPWWMRKLKSGKILNIEEVAKLPEEASAEREILQAQNIKSLIVLPVFAGKELAGFVGLDDVDRDIPWQEGDIKLLRIFSEILSRAFEIKYYIDDKKRGLRPL
- a CDS encoding ABC transporter ATP-binding protein: MATLELINLSKRYGKSVWGAKDVNLKVNDKEFIVFLGPSGCGKTTTLRMIAGLEEVTEGKVLIDGEDITDMPPRKRNVSMVFQSYAVWPHMTVYDNIAFALKLKKMEKSTIDKIVREVAELVNIGEYLERFPRQLSGGQRQRVALARAIAVKPKLFLMDEPLSNLDAKLRVRMRTELKAIHHKTEATTIFVTHDQSEAMSMADRIVVMKDGKIVQIGTPDEVYFDSANIFVAGFIGTPPTNFLEMEIHRDKGETFLVNPLFRFKLTDKLLPYLKNYNKDKLIMGVRPESIQINSDNETVFKEKVLVVEPQGSHQIVAVELNGKIMKIVAPSFPKYSPDENIDISFDEKRVMFFDIETEERLRID